The Myotis daubentonii chromosome 1, mMyoDau2.1, whole genome shotgun sequence genome includes the window TGAGCTGGCACTGCAGGGTCAGCACCTGGTGGCGGAGCCGCCGGACGCGCAGCCTGAGGTCGTCCTCCGGGGTCTCCGCTTCGGCCTCGGCGTCCTGGGGCTGCGGGACACAGACTCAGTGACAGGCTTTACCTTCCCGGAAATTTGCCTTCGCAAATGCATTTCTTGTTGctgatcctcacccgagaataacgttcccattgatttttacagagaggggaagggaagggaaaagagagacacacacacacaacgatgtgagacagacacatctattggctgcctcgcGGACATGCCCCACCCGGGACTGGGGATCacacctgcaacctaggtacgtgcccgtGACCGGGACTCAAACCCAAGCCCCTTCAGTGCGCGGGCgcacgctctaaccactgggccacaGCGAGCAGGGCAATGATTTTTCTGCTCATGTTTTCCTAACAGTTaaaactttgagaaaataaaGGAGCAGAAATCACTCCTAATCCCATGAGCCAGCGTCACCGTCGTCATTACCCACGTGTCTCCTTCCCCTTTGCTCTGTGCCTTACACACGTGCTCACGTGGGCGTGAGTGTGCAGCGGGCTTCTCCAGGGTGGGTGTCGGGGGCAGGTCTGGGAAACTGAGGTCTGACAATAACAtcttaaaacattattttcaagACAATCTCTTTCACCCGTATTTTCAAAAACACGGGAAACAGCACAGCATTTCGGAGTCCGATTTAAAGCTGCCGGTCACCACTGTCCTGAAGCACAGGGTGGTGAGTGGAGTTTCACGTTCAAACCCAATTGTGAGAGGCTCATCACAGGGATGCTTCATAGTGCATTACATCAAACAGAAGATACTGCATTTTAaacagatttcttttaaaaatatatctttttattgatttcagagaaaaagggagacggggagagagatagaaacatcaatgatgagagagaatcattgatcggctgtcgagcccgcaaccccggtatgtgccctgaccgggaatcgaaccctgatctcctggttcataggtgagcCATGCGGCCGGGCAAAGCAGTCCCTCGCACTGTGGGTCCAACGCCAGCAGCTTTCCTGGGTGTCGCAGGGGAtttcagggggcaggagggagagggaggtcgTGGGAACTGTGGTTAAGCGATGGGGATGCTGCTGCCCCCAGTGGCCTGGagtctacatttttatttttaagagcattTATGCAGACACCCAGGTGTGCACATACATACACGCATGCCCACATAtctatgtttctatgtttctttcaaaaaatatatatatatttattgatttcagagaggaagggggaaggagagagagagatagaaacatcaatgatgagagagaatcattgatggttgcctcctgcacgccccctactggggatggagcccgcaaaccaggcatgtgcccttgaccagaatcaaactggggacccttcagtccgcagcccgacggtctacccactgagccaaaccagctagggctatttttctatataaaattcaGTCTATATCTTTGTGTCTTTGCTCCCTTTGGCCACACCGGAGCACCCGTCCATGTGATGAGAGCATGCTGAGAGACTCGTGCACGCGGTCCTGTGGCCTGCGGGTGCTCAGGTTAGCCTGGGACGCCGCTCACTGACTCCCCGGGGCCTGTGTTCTCTCACCTGGCCAATGGAGGTGGTGCTGTGCCTCCTCTCCGAGCTGCGGGAGGGCGGCATGCGTGAGGGGGTGGGCAGCAGTCTAGAACGTTAGCAAGAGGAGATGAGGCAGCTACGCAGTCAGCCTACCTGGTGGCCGCTGCCCAGGGGCCTGAGCGCCGGCCCTGGGGCTGCAGAACGCCGCggtccttcctcctctctccccagctgtGCCTCTTTCACTCCCATCCCGTGGAGGTCTCCTCGCAGGGCACCGGACACATCAGCCCTTCTCCCGGCCGGCGACGGAGTGGCCGCCCCGGCTCCGCACCTGGGACCCTCTGTGCCCGAGGAAGGGCCCTCCTCCCAGGGCGGCCCGTGGACTCGCGCGGTCAGCGGCTCTGACGGCGGACTCGCCTGCACCGCCCTTTCTACAGTCCCCACCTTGTCCACAGCCCCCACCTTGTCCACAGCCCCCACCTTGTCCACCGCCTCCTGGCTTTCTCCCTGGGGGCGCTGCGCTGCTCCCCCCGGACGCCCCGCCTCTGAGCTCACCCCCAGGGCGACCTCCCTCTCCAGGACCCGGATCCTGCGCAGAAGGTGCGTGTTCTCCCCGCGAAGGGCCCCGATCATGTCCTCTATTCCCAGCACCACGTCCTTGACCAGCTCTCTGTAGCCCAGCCCGAGCTCCGAGATCAGCGCCTTGAGCTCCCGGTTCTCCTGGACGGCGCCCTGCATGAGGCCGCGGCAGCGCCGGGCGTCCGCGGACACGGCCGTCTGCAGCCGGCCCAGACCCCGGCGCAGGCCTTCGTTCTCCGCCTCCAGCTCGGAGATCTTGCGGTAGCTCCTCGCGTTGCAGTCTTCCAGGTCGGCGATGAGCTGCAGGTACTGGTCCAGCTCCCTCCGCAGGCGGGAGATGTCGCCCCGCAGCGCCCCGTTGTCCTGCTCCAGCCCGGACACTTTGCTCGCCTGCCGCTCGCTCTGCGTCCGGAGGGCCCGGATCTTTCGGTGGCATCTCTCTTGGTCTCGCTGAAGCCGGACGTTGTCGTGTAAAACTCGGCTTCTCTCCTCCTTCAGTCCGGAGACGAGCTGACGAAACCGCCTCCTGGCTCTCTCCAGGGCTCTTGGCGGCGGACGGGGGCTCTGGCCCAGCTCCGAGGGCCCCCCTGGGCCGGGGCACAGATCCCCCAAATCAGGCCCCACCCCTGGGAGAACTTGGCCGGTTCCCAGGGCCTCGGTCTCTCCCGGCCTAACGTCTTCACGACTCTCCTCGGGGCCTGCTTCCTTCGCAGGACAGGTCTCCAAAACCCCCGCCAGCGGGGACGCctcgcgcccccaccccccgctcccccgccGCAGGGCCGCCAGCTGCTGGAAGCAGGTCTCCATCTCCTCTGCGAATGCGTCTATCGTGAGCGCAGGCCCGTCCTGTCCTTCGCgtgggggcctggggggcctGGTGGGTTGGGCTCCCTCGGGCGGGAAGGCCCATGTGGGGGACAACAGCAAACCGCCCTCTCCCACCAGGAAGAGggtgccctcctcctcccactcctgggaGCCCACGCCGGACCCTTCCAGACACAGCGGCTTCTCCTCCTGCCCGGGCCCCCCATCCCCAGGCGGTTcctccagcagcagcagggcaggTGCAGTCCACGCAGCGCTGTCCTCGTggccctgggggctcctgggggccccGTCCTCCgcgaggaggaggagctgagcgCCGGGTGGAGACGGCCCTTTGGCACCAGGAGCCCGGAAGGAGGCGGCTGCGgaggcctcttcctcctcctcctcctcctccgatgggaaccctcccaggaggccccacacGTGCCCTTCCGCCCGCCGCCTCCTGCCCAGGGACGAGGGACCCTCCGTGGACAGGGAGGCCTCCCGCTGCGGAAGAGGCACAGGGAGGTCCCGCCTGGGCCGAGGGCAGGAGGCGGAGGCCTGGGGACCGGAAGCCCCGTGTGTGTCCTGCAGGCCTCCTAGGGCGCCAGCACCGTCCTCCAAGCTGGGGTCCTCCTGGCTTTCCTGCCACCAGCACCTGTCCCCGaggtcctcctccttcctgccccgcGTCCTCCTCGCCCCCCACGCCTCCACTCTCCACTCCGgggctcctcccccctcctccccagggccgCTCAGATGGCCTGTCCCTGTCCCAGGAAAGCGGTGGTGGGGAATCTGTGGGGCCTCCCAGCAGAGGGGGGCACCGTGGCTCCTTGTCGGGGGGTGGTCCATGGCTcggggagcaggcaggggccCGACGTCCAGCCCCTGTTGGATTTGGGGCTCTTCTGGAAACACCGCCTGGAGCAGCAGGGCAGCGGGGCCTCCGGCGGGCCCCCAGGGAGGGAGCACGGACGTCTGCACCAGGAGGAGGGACTCCTGGGCCGGGGCGGCTGCTGGCCTCTGCGTGGAGATCCAGGCCAGCTCctcggggaggagggaggcgtcGGCGCTCTGCCCCGAGGGgcagccacagagcaggaggaCAGTCTGTCCGTGCAGGGCGGGCTCAGCCGGAGCAGGCTAGGAGGGAAGAGACGAGGGGGGTGGGAAACAGCCCCGCTGCCACGTATCCCCCTCTGTCCCCGTCTCCTCATGTCCCGGGGCCTCCACACCAGCCACATAGGCCTCCCTaatgcaccccagggcctttgcacctgctcttccctctgcccagaatgtCCTTTGCCCAGAGCCCTCCTGGCTCACCTCGCGCTCCGTTCACATCTCATCTCACAAGGTGCTTCCTCAGAAGGGCCTCCCGGAGTACACCCACTCTCTGCCCACTGAAGCCGCTTTCTCCCTCCAtggcaccccaccccaccccgttcCAGTCTGTGTGCGAGGGTGCCACTCCTCTATCGCCCCATCCTGTCCAGGGCGGTGGCCACAGGCTTTAGGCGGCTTTTCAAATGGGAAACAAAATGAGAGTCAGCGTTCGGTTCTGCGGTCACAGCGGCCTGTGTCGCTGCTCAGCCCCCGTGTGGTCCGCGGCTGCCGTGCTGCACAGCACGGGTGCAGAAAGGGGAGGCGCCTGGAGGTTCTGGGGCAGCGGGTGTAGACTGCTCCCCGAGGCAGGGACCCTGGCCTGGAAGTGCGGGCACATAGGGCTCCATCGATGTCTTTAAATGCATTTTCACAGTCTGTATTCAGTACGTTTTCCAGAGAGGAGGACTGGCCCCGCTCACAGGGCTGACCCAGCTGGGCTGGGCCTCGGCCTgtagggagggaggggccctcgGGCTCACCTGTGACCACGCCGCCCTGCCCATGGCCTGGCCAGTCTTCCCACCCGCGCCCCTGCGCCGCCCATCCCTGTCCTCCTGTCTAACTCCATCCTCCGCCTGCATGGAGCCTGGGGCCAGTTTCCCCATGAAGCCCTCCCAACCCGCAGGGTGGCTCAGGGTGTgccagcacacacacacgcacatatgcacacacacacatatatgtgcacatgcatgcacgcaGCGCCTCGGGGCAGGGCGTGAAGGAATGAAGAAGCAGGGAAGACCCTCTGCTGAGCCCCAGAACCAGCCAGGCCGAGCAGCCTGAGCCCTGCTCACGTGCCCCTGCCCCTCATTTGCAGGAAACGCTGGGCCTCAAAGCAAGCCAGGCAGAGCCGGGGagggatggcgggggggggggggggggggaggggctcctgACCCTCTGGGCACAGGTAGGCGGAGTGTGGGCTGCAGAACCAGAGCTCGGGTCCAGCCcagggctgtgtggccttggggatCACAGCTCTTGGGGTCCCAGAGCCCTCCTCTGCAGAACAGGGGCGTGGCTCCTGCCTCACAGCCCTGGGCTGGACCCTGGTGGGAAGTTCCCCTGGGATGAGGCatgacccccctcctcccacctcccccatgGAGGGCACACACAGAGGCTGGTCAGACCCAGCTGGACTCCGGGCACACAGGAGCCTCTGCCTTACCCGTCCACGGTCAGCAGCCACCAGCTCTCCCAGGAGCCCAGCTGCCATCTCCAGGCCGGGCACCAGCTCCAAGGGGCCTCGTCCAGCCTCGACGCCGCCCCAGGCGCAGGGCCCCTCGGCGGGCGAGCCTGGGGAGGGACAGGACCCCGGGGTTAGAAAGACCCTCCAAGGACCCTGCCCAGGATTGTCgccagtggccctgcccctgctgctggggCTGGTGGCACTGCCTCTGACTCACACCCTTCCGAAGGCCTGTGAGGCCTGAAGATCACCATCGCCCTCCAGGGGAGGTGCCAGGGGCTCAGAGCGGGGAAGCGACCGTCCCGACGTGCAGTGGGTCTGGGTCTGGCAGCCACTTCTAACCACAGAGCTCGTGCGGGTGACACAATCCACGACACCTTCCTCCTGGCTCCCTCATGGCCACACGGTCGCCatcccacctccagcc containing:
- the C1H4orf50 gene encoding uncharacterized protein C4orf50 homolog, which encodes MEPAATGRAEKMFSYVVRAPGGDGVDVMNVDVKIDTTWVFQDAEDSGEEPGWRPEGAALGSPDVDTGTLRRQLESSEQKLLAAVDKYVRSESGLRSRIQELELSEQKLLRRVDQLSARVCQERSASRRAQEQLEALQGELACQVLEQERAARRQRWRLRRLREQLRHKDEALGQRTAALERCRRTQRRELGLVREQERALRAQVQRLQRDVGRLCRAAGLLLAELDAPAPGPASSQDPASPQRDPDPDPEEAEEVRALQARAERGERERDEAARRLREQRATQRQLRGQLEDLRCCIYGLKLSEIGLQSQVEDLAEQNRRLRAELGAQAPGEPVRGAPPAGHGSLVSGDTPGQDDRQVPGLGAAGLSSPLSPTGTYVPDDSLSHSFQVPAAHAAAPRQPQSHRTPGVCGFRTVPQGSPAEGPCAWGGVEAGRGPLELVPGLEMAAGLLGELVAADRGRPAPAEPALHGQTVLLLCGCPSGQSADASLLPEELAWISTQRPAAAPAQESLLLVQTSVLPPWGPAGGPAALLLQAVFPEEPQIQQGLDVGPLPAPRAMDHPPTRSHGAPLCWEAPQIPHHRFPGTGTGHLSGPGEEGGGAPEWRVEAWGARRTRGRKEEDLGDRCWWQESQEDPSLEDGAGALGGLQDTHGASGPQASASCPRPRRDLPVPLPQREASLSTEGPSSLGRRRRAEGHVWGLLGGFPSEEEEEEEEASAAASFRAPGAKGPSPPGAQLLLLAEDGAPRSPQGHEDSAAWTAPALLLLEEPPGDGGPGQEEKPLCLEGSGVGSQEWEEEGTLFLVGEGGLLLSPTWAFPPEGAQPTRPPRPPREGQDGPALTIDAFAEEMETCFQQLAALRRGSGGWGREASPLAGVLETCPAKEAGPEESREDVRPGETEALGTGQVLPGVGPDLGDLCPGPGGPSELGQSPRPPPRALERARRRFRQLVSGLKEERSRVLHDNVRLQRDQERCHRKIRALRTQSERQASKVSGLEQDNGALRGDISRLRRELDQYLQLIADLEDCNARSYRKISELEAENEGLRRGLGRLQTAVSADARRCRGLMQGAVQENRELKALISELGLGYRELVKDVVLGIEDMIGALRGENTHLLRRIRVLEREVALGVSSEAGRPGGAAQRPQGESQEAVDKVGTVERAVQASPPSEPLTARVHGPPWEEGPSSGTEGPRCGAGAATPSPAGRRADVSGALRGDLHGMGVKEAQLGREEEGPRRSAAPGPALRPLGSGHQPQDAEAEAETPEDDLRLRVRRLRHQVLTLQCQLRDQASAGWQLQAARDQALRRRDQLQGQVDELQKKQHEAVLAVTPLKAKLASLVQKCRDRNHLLTRLLRELCRHGPADRLLCQTVRSMVDDVALAEYTATFLAPGVPESPYSSLGSCRITAGCLFFQTSRHPALEQETPAAVTAQNSLLNPEVDSALPRPWRPEPWPVTEAEWPALTARLDPLEPPWPPGPTPDPGPRPAVATEAPGLPVQCLQERGGVSCAAPQAAGPPPPELRSPARILAFHRELGRSVRGCPRVTESPLELELEPSPPLRPPRGL